Proteins from a genomic interval of Xanthomonas sp. AM6:
- a CDS encoding LysR family transcriptional regulator: MRGSDFAELKAFVAVVERQSFARAAEHLGLSPSALSQTIRQLEGRIGARLLNRTTRSVAPSASGELLYRRIAPLFREMASAVAEASEATGQMSGTLRINTLGIAARAIIAPRLSRFHQAHPDVILDIVVDDALADIVVGRFDAGIRVGGQLEKDMVAVRLTPDLNMVAVASPDYLARRGTPKSPAELHDHACINWRLQMDGRHYRWEFEKRGQRLDVAVDGPVVTNHADIGIAAALNGLGIAYHFELDSVGELLAQGRLVQVLADWSVSRPGLFLYYPNRQHRPALLGAFIDCLLDRKPFDRP; the protein is encoded by the coding sequence ATGCGTGGATCCGACTTCGCTGAGCTGAAGGCCTTCGTGGCCGTCGTGGAGCGCCAGAGCTTTGCCCGAGCCGCAGAGCACCTGGGCCTGTCGCCCTCGGCGCTCAGCCAGACCATCCGCCAGCTCGAAGGCCGCATCGGCGCACGTCTTCTGAATCGCACGACTCGAAGCGTCGCGCCATCGGCAAGTGGCGAACTGCTGTACAGGCGCATAGCGCCGCTGTTTCGGGAGATGGCTTCTGCAGTCGCCGAAGCCAGTGAGGCGACAGGACAGATGAGCGGCACGTTGCGCATCAACACGCTGGGGATCGCAGCGAGAGCCATCATCGCGCCCCGGCTATCACGCTTCCATCAGGCACACCCTGACGTGATTCTCGACATCGTGGTCGACGACGCGCTTGCCGATATCGTCGTTGGCCGCTTCGATGCGGGCATCCGCGTGGGTGGGCAACTCGAGAAGGACATGGTTGCCGTCCGCCTCACCCCGGACCTGAACATGGTGGCCGTGGCCTCCCCGGACTACCTCGCGCGCCGAGGAACACCCAAGTCACCTGCCGAACTGCATGACCATGCATGCATCAACTGGCGGCTCCAGATGGACGGAAGGCACTATCGCTGGGAGTTCGAGAAACGAGGGCAACGGCTCGACGTGGCGGTGGACGGCCCCGTCGTCACCAATCATGCCGACATCGGCATTGCCGCTGCGCTGAACGGGCTCGGCATTGCCTATCACTTTGAGCTGGACAGCGTGGGCGAGCTCCTGGCCCAGGGACGGCTGGTCCAAGTCCTGGCGGACTGGTCGGTTTCGCGCCCGGGGCTGTTCCTCTACTACCCGAACAGGCAGCATCGACCCGCCCTCCTCGGTGCGTTCATCGACTGTCTATTGGATCGAAAACCGTTCGATCGGCCCTAG
- a CDS encoding nuclear transport factor 2 family protein translates to MNALTLPEPIAAYFAAEQNPEALAHCFTAQAVMKDDGHTYTGADAIKAFMAEASAKYSATSVPFAIEREDGVQLVRANVTGNFPGSPIVLSYRFRLERGLIASLEITA, encoded by the coding sequence ATGAACGCCTTGACCCTTCCTGAGCCAATTGCCGCGTACTTCGCGGCCGAACAAAACCCTGAAGCCTTGGCGCACTGCTTCACGGCGCAAGCCGTCATGAAGGACGACGGCCACACCTATACGGGCGCCGACGCCATCAAGGCCTTCATGGCCGAGGCATCGGCCAAGTACAGCGCGACGAGCGTGCCGTTCGCCATTGAGCGGGAGGACGGCGTCCAACTCGTCCGCGCCAACGTCACCGGCAACTTCCCTGGCAGCCCGATCGTTCTGTCCTACCGGTTTCGCCTGGAGCGCGGCCTGATCGCATCGCTGGAGATCACGGCATGA
- a CDS encoding SDR family oxidoreductase — protein MSFDLHLKGLRALVTGGTLGLGAAVVKTLAEAGARVATSARTMPAEPVKGVNYIAADLSTAEGTGHLAQTILQDWGGVDILINVLGGSNTPGGGFAAITDEHWFAELSLNLMPAVRLDRALLPAMLAQGSGVIIHVSSIQRVLPLPESTTAYAAAKGALTTYSKSLAREVTPKGVRVLSVAPGWIETEASVAFAQRMAADAGTDYEGGKKIIMDWLGGIPVGRPAKPQEVADLIAFLASPRSASIAGSEYRIDGGTVPTV, from the coding sequence ATGAGCTTCGACCTGCACCTGAAAGGCTTGCGGGCATTGGTCACCGGCGGCACGCTGGGCCTTGGCGCTGCCGTCGTGAAAACCCTGGCGGAGGCCGGCGCTCGGGTGGCGACATCCGCGCGCACCATGCCTGCGGAGCCGGTGAAGGGCGTCAACTATATCGCTGCCGATCTATCGACGGCGGAAGGGACGGGTCACCTTGCTCAGACCATCCTGCAGGATTGGGGCGGCGTCGACATCCTGATCAACGTACTCGGCGGTTCGAACACTCCCGGTGGCGGTTTCGCTGCGATCACCGATGAGCACTGGTTCGCCGAGTTGAGCCTGAACCTGATGCCTGCCGTGCGGCTGGATCGTGCACTGCTGCCAGCGATGCTGGCTCAGGGCTCCGGCGTCATCATCCACGTCAGCTCCATCCAGCGCGTGCTGCCTCTGCCCGAGTCCACGACCGCCTACGCCGCGGCAAAGGGAGCCCTCACGACATACAGCAAGTCGCTGGCAAGAGAGGTGACGCCGAAGGGAGTCCGCGTGCTGAGCGTTGCGCCGGGCTGGATCGAGACCGAGGCGTCCGTGGCGTTTGCGCAGCGGATGGCTGCAGACGCCGGAACGGACTACGAGGGCGGCAAGAAAATCATCATGGATTGGCTGGGAGGAATCCCGGTGGGCCGACCCGCCAAGCCACAGGAGGTTGCCGATTTGATCGCTTTCCTGGCGTCCCCGCGATCCGCTTCGATCGCGGGGTCCGAGTACCGGATCGACGGCGGTACAGTTCCCACTGTGTAG
- a CDS encoding response regulator transcription factor codes for MRVLIVEDEAEFANTLRIALERERFIVDQADRISMAQEAAMSGSYDLVLLDRTLPDGDGLSLLPMLRDTHPGLPVIVLSARGEVIDRIAGLDRGADDYLIKPFDIDEMFARIRAVRRRPAELGSEEIHVGALVFDVTNDEASVGGARLDLTRRELRVLTALVKRRGRTVLRESIEQAVYGFDDEVQSNTLDSHISRLRRKLAEAGAQVEIHAIKGVGYLLKDLS; via the coding sequence GTGAGAGTTTTGATTGTTGAGGACGAGGCGGAATTCGCGAACACGCTGCGAATTGCGCTTGAGCGAGAGCGCTTCATTGTCGATCAGGCGGACCGCATATCGATGGCGCAGGAAGCCGCCATGTCGGGGTCTTATGACCTGGTGCTGCTCGATCGCACGCTGCCGGATGGGGATGGGCTGTCGCTCTTGCCAATGTTGCGTGACACACACCCGGGTCTTCCGGTCATTGTGTTGAGCGCGCGCGGCGAAGTGATCGACCGTATTGCTGGTCTCGACCGAGGCGCTGACGACTATCTCATCAAGCCGTTCGACATAGACGAGATGTTTGCCCGCATCCGCGCCGTACGACGGCGTCCCGCAGAGTTGGGGAGCGAGGAAATCCATGTTGGCGCGCTCGTGTTCGACGTTACCAATGACGAGGCGAGCGTCGGAGGTGCCAGGCTTGATCTTACCCGCCGAGAGCTGCGCGTTCTGACGGCGCTCGTGAAGCGTCGCGGCAGAACGGTACTGAGAGAGTCTATCGAGCAGGCGGTCTACGGTTTCGACGATGAGGTGCAGTCGAACACGCTGGACTCCCACATCTCGCGTCTTCGCCGCAAGCTCGCCGAAGCGGGTGCGCAGGTCGAGATCCACGCGATCAAGGGCGTTGGCTACCTGTTGAAAGATCTGTCATGA
- a CDS encoding HAMP domain-containing sensor histidine kinase, protein MKRGPPSLKRPLIVKPLIFQLATLLIACTFFMALALRTDSGGLYTDEAITPVIARAIVRDQNGNLSVRETPELAELREKSPDLWFVAEDDSGRTVASGSIPSQYASLLGRLRNLSYAHLRDRSPPYRLSAVIRREVAPAGTLTILGHGKLTGVSLVVLLASNFIVVPIFLALALISLLVTPWIVRQALAGVSKIAQEAEQIDANRRGRRLSEAHVPIEIAPLVRAVNDALRRLDEGYERQRRFIASAAHELRTPIAILRLKVDTAIEPATRKLSGDVARLSNLAEQMLDIQRLDADRSGESVDLGALARRVAADLAPLLIASERTIEVQIEGMPSLRGDAGAIERVMTNLVQNAIEHGGHHVVLRVLESGFEVEDDGPGIPPEERERVFEPFHRLRPRSTGSGLGLNLVQQIIERHDGRVSILNAPGGGTIVRAEFALR, encoded by the coding sequence ATGAAGCGAGGTCCGCCTTCGCTGAAGCGCCCGCTGATCGTCAAGCCGCTGATCTTCCAGCTCGCGACATTGCTCATCGCGTGCACATTCTTCATGGCCTTGGCGCTTCGCACGGACAGCGGCGGCCTCTACACCGACGAGGCAATTACGCCGGTGATCGCACGCGCGATCGTCCGTGATCAGAACGGGAATCTCTCGGTTCGCGAGACGCCAGAACTGGCCGAGCTTCGCGAGAAATCTCCCGATCTCTGGTTTGTGGCCGAGGACGATTCCGGCCGAACCGTGGCGTCGGGCAGCATCCCGTCGCAATATGCATCGCTTCTCGGGCGGCTACGTAATCTATCCTACGCGCACCTGCGCGATCGGTCTCCGCCTTACCGCCTGTCGGCCGTGATCCGGCGAGAGGTCGCTCCGGCCGGAACCCTGACGATTCTGGGACATGGCAAGCTGACCGGCGTCAGTCTCGTCGTTCTTCTCGCGTCCAATTTTATCGTCGTCCCTATCTTCCTCGCACTGGCGCTGATCTCGCTGCTGGTGACGCCGTGGATCGTTCGGCAAGCGCTCGCCGGCGTATCCAAGATCGCCCAGGAGGCCGAGCAGATCGATGCGAACCGGCGTGGGCGCAGGCTGAGCGAGGCGCATGTGCCAATTGAGATCGCACCGCTGGTGCGAGCCGTGAACGACGCCCTGCGGAGGCTTGACGAGGGCTATGAGCGGCAGCGGCGTTTCATCGCCTCCGCCGCGCACGAGCTACGCACGCCCATCGCCATCCTGCGCTTGAAAGTGGACACCGCAATTGAACCGGCCACGCGCAAGCTGAGTGGCGATGTGGCACGACTGAGCAATCTCGCCGAGCAGATGCTCGATATTCAACGATTGGATGCCGACAGGAGCGGCGAAAGCGTCGACCTCGGGGCGCTCGCCCGTCGCGTGGCAGCGGATCTGGCGCCGCTGTTGATCGCATCAGAGCGCACGATCGAGGTGCAGATCGAAGGCATGCCATCGCTTCGCGGTGATGCGGGTGCGATCGAGCGGGTGATGACGAATCTCGTCCAGAATGCCATCGAGCACGGCGGGCATCATGTCGTTCTGCGCGTACTGGAATCGGGCTTCGAGGTGGAGGACGACGGTCCGGGTATACCTCCAGAGGAGCGTGAGCGCGTATTCGAGCCATTCCATCGCCTGCGACCACGTTCGACAGGGAGCGGACTCGGCCTCAACTTGGTGCAGCAGATCATTGAAAGGCACGACGGGCGGGTTTCGATCCTGAACGCGCCTGGCGGCGGCACGATCGTGCGTGCCGAGTTTGCTTTGCGCTGA